The segment ATACCGCCACGACGATCGTCGCAGCCCCCGTTGGCATCCAGATGGCCCAAACCCTTGGCGTGTCGCCCGATCCCTTCCTGATGGCGGTGGCTGTCGCCGCCTCCTCCGCATTCCTCACCCCCATCGGGCATAAGAACAACACCCTGATCCTTGGCCCCGGCGGCTATAGCTTTGGCGATTACTGGCGCATGGGACTGCCCCTCGAAATCATCGTGGTTGCGGTTTCAATCCCGGCCATCCTGGTGTTCTGGCCTCTCTAACCTGCCACGACACCCTCCTCTTTTTGGCCTTATATACTGTCCGCACTCTCCCTGCGCACCGCCCGTCCGCGTTTATCCTCAAAAAATCAACGGAATAACCGCACTCGCCAACAACGACATGCTCAGGTTCAAGGGCACACCGATGCGCATGAAGTCGGTGAACTTATACCCCCCCGGACCGTAAACCAACGTATTGGTCTGATAGCCGATGGGCGTGGCAAAGGCACAAGATGCCGCAATCATAACCGCCACCACAAGCGGGCGTGCATCAATGCCAAGGGCCGCCGCCAAACTGATCGCAATAGGCGTCATAATGACCGCCACCGCATTGTTCGACACGATTTCGGTCAGAACCGTGGTCAACAGAAACACACAGAATATCACCGCAGTCAGCGGTAACGCGCTCAGTGTCGGCGCAATCGCATCCACCAGCATCGTGATCGCGCCCGAATTCTGCAACGCCGCCCCCACTGCCAACATCGAGAAAATCAGCGCCAGCAGGCGCCCGTCAACAAAGGAAAACGCCTCTTCCGCATCAATACAGCCGGTGACCAGCACCAAGGCCACAGCGATCACGGCCAGCATCAGGATCGGCGCGACATTCAGCGCGGCCAGCGCCACAATCCCGACCAGCGCGGCAATCGCAATCGGCGCATGGCCCCGACGATAGGCGCGTGCAGACGGGTGGCTGACATCCACCATGTCCATGTCTGCGGCCAGCCGCGCGATGTCTTCGGCGGCCCCCTCCAGCAGCAGGGTATCGCCAACTTTCACAATCAGCTCATCCAGTTGCAAACCGATGTTCTGGTTGCGCCGGTGGACCGCCAATGGATAAACCCCGTAGCGCCGGCGCAAGCGCATAGAGCCCAGCGCCCGCCCGACCATCCGGCACCCCGGCGTGATCAACACCTCCACCGTCGTGGTTTCAACGGCGGACAGCTGATCCACACGTTTCAATTCTTTGGTGGCCTGCAGGCTCAACAGCTCGGTCATTTCCGTGCGCAACACCACGCGATCCCCGATCTGCAATGCCACATTTGCCAGATTGCGGCGCAGGGATTCATCGCCGCGCACCACGTCAATCAACCGCACGCCCTCGCGTTTGAACAGCTTCACATCGAGCACCTCGCGCCCGATCAGATTTGATTCCGGCGGGATCACCGCTTCGGTAAAGAACTTCATTTTTGAACGCGTCGACAACATCGCGGCCATACTGTCACGATCCGGCAGCAGCTTGCGCCCGAACAGCGCCATATAGGTCAGCCCCCATGCGCATACCACCAAGCCAATCGGCAGGATCTCGAAAATGCCGAACGGCTCCATCCCCTGTGACCGCGCCACCCCGTCCACCAGCAGGTTCGTCGACGTCCCGATCAAGGTCAGCGATCCCCCCATGATTGCCGCATAACTCAGCGGGATCAGCAGCTTGGACGCCTTGGTGCCGAGCGTTTTACTTAATTGCACCACCACGGGGATCATCACCACCACCACCGGCGTGTTGTTCATGATCGCACTGGCCCCCATCACCGACAGGATCACCCCCACAACGGCAGATTTCGGATTGGTGCGGGCATAGCGTTCAGCCAGTTGCGTTAGCACATCCAGCGCACCCGTGCGCACCAGCGCCCCCATCACGATGAACATCGCCGCAATCGTCCAGGGGGCCGAGTTGGACAGCACCATGCGCGCGTCCTCATAGGGCAGCACACCGCTGGCCAGCAGCACCGCCGCGCCACCAAGGGCCACCACTTCGGTCGGGAAAGATTCGCGCAGGAACATGATGAACATGATCGCGACCACCGTCAGCGACAGGACCGCGCTACCGGTTTGGGAAAGGGAAAAGACGTCCATCACTGTTTCCTTAACGCGGACATACCGCCGTTCAACTTTCGCCCATCGGCAAAGGCTCTGCAAGCTTGGGCCGTGGCTGCACCAAATACATGCCGGCAAACATCGCCCCCAGCGCCAGCCAGATTGTCGAGGCATAGGCCTCGCCCAGCATCAACCGCGCCCAGATCAACCCGAACCCTGTCACGAGATAGCTCACCTGTACCGTAAACACAGCGCCAGCGCGCCCCGCCAGCCAGACATAAGCCGCATAGATAAACGCATGGATCACGCAAGACCCCAGCAAGGCCAGTTGCGGCACGGGCAAGGGCAGTTCCGGCCGGATCATTTGTCCTGTCACCAGCATCACCGGCGTGATCATCACCAGCGCGACAAGCGAAGCGCCCAACATCACCTGAAACGGATCCAGCCCCTGCGTCCCCCATTTGGCAATGAAGTTGCTTTCAAACGCGTAGAAAAATGCGGTCAGCAGATAGATCAACGCCCAGCCCACCGGCACCGCCTGCCCCAGTTCGACAGCGGGGGCGACGATGATCCCAACCCCGATCAACCCGAACCCGAGCCCGATAAACCGCCGCCAGCGAAACCTTTCACTGCCCAGCGCGAGGGCAATCATAAAGGCGAACATCGGAACCACACTCAGCAAAAGCGACATAATGCCCGCCGGCAGGTGCACCGCCACTTTATAGCTGATGGTATTAGGCAAAACCGCGCCGATCAGCGCAAGGATTACATAAAGCCGCAAAGCGCGCTGGTTGATTGGCAAGCGCTTGTGGCGCAGCGCGCACACCAGCGCCATCAGTACCACACCAATCACGGCCTGCCAGAACAACAGTCCGAACGGCCCATATCCGGTGCTGACCGCAAGTTTTGTCATCGGCTGCGTCGCGCCCCAACCCGCGCCCATGATCATCAAACAGCAGGTGAAAAACGCAATCTCGCGCGATGTCATCGTGGTGTCACGGGGTGCTGGCCTGCAACGCGCCACCGGTGCGCACGGGCACAATGCGGGTCGCCTTGCCGGTCTTGTCGTCGGTTTCGATATAGACGCCCGAAAGCGTTGCCTCGCCGTTGGCGGGGGTAAAACGTTCCTTGGGCATGCCGGTGATAAAGCGGCGCAGCGGTTCGGTTTTTTCCATCCCGATCACAGAATGATAATCCCCGCACATGCCCGCATCCGAAAGATAGGCCGTGCCGCGCGGCAGGATCATCGCATCCGAAGTCGGCACATGGGTGTGCGTCCCCACAACCAGCGAGGCGCGCCCGTCACACCAATGACCCGTTGCCATTTTCTCTGATGTGGCTTCGCAATGCATGTCGACAATGATCGCCGACGCCATGCCGCCCAGCGGATGGGTTTTCAACACACCATCCAGCGCGGAAAACGGATCATCAAAGGGGCGTTTCATAAACACCTGACCAAGGGCCTGCGTGACCAGAACCTTGCGCCCGTTCTTGGCTGTGAACAGCCGCGCGCCCTTGCCCGGTGCGTTTTTTGAAAAGTTCAAGGGCCGTACAATACGCGGTTCCTGCTCGATAAAGCTTAACATGTCCTTTTGATCGAACGCATGGTCGCCCAGCGTCAGACAATCCGCCCCCGCATCCAGCAGGATTTTCGCATGCGCCCCCGAAAGTCCCATGCCACCGGTCGCATTTTCACCGTTCACGACGACGAAATCCAGCTTCCACTCCGTGCGCAACCGCGCCAGATTTTCGCTGATTGCACGCCGGCCCGCGCGGCCCATTACATCGCCAAGGAAAAGTATTTTCATACGCCGAGAGCTAAAGCCTCCCCCCTGTCGCGGCAAGTCCTGTTTTCACGATCACTTTTAACGCAGGAGGGGGCGCGGTTAGATCCGGCTTGGCAGGTCCTCCCAATAGGCGCTGCCACGTGAATAGTCGTATTGATTTTTCGCCATATCCTGACGTGAACGCGCTTCTTTCATGTCTTCAAACGCACGTTTGCCCAGTTTTTTCGCACAGGATTCCGCTTCTGAAAACTGTTTGGTCAGCTCCATGCAATGCAGATAATAGGTTAACATTTCAGCCTGTGCCGCTGACAACACGGCAACCTTGGTCAGAAACTTGAAATTCTTCGCCAGCTCCGCCGCGTATTCCTTGCGC is part of the Sulfitobacter geojensis genome and harbors:
- a CDS encoding SLC13 family permease, with product MDVFSLSQTGSAVLSLTVVAIMFIMFLRESFPTEVVALGGAAVLLASGVLPYEDARMVLSNSAPWTIAAMFIVMGALVRTGALDVLTQLAERYARTNPKSAVVGVILSVMGASAIMNNTPVVVVMIPVVVQLSKTLGTKASKLLIPLSYAAIMGGSLTLIGTSTNLLVDGVARSQGMEPFGIFEILPIGLVVCAWGLTYMALFGRKLLPDRDSMAAMLSTRSKMKFFTEAVIPPESNLIGREVLDVKLFKREGVRLIDVVRGDESLRRNLANVALQIGDRVVLRTEMTELLSLQATKELKRVDQLSAVETTTVEVLITPGCRMVGRALGSMRLRRRYGVYPLAVHRRNQNIGLQLDELIVKVGDTLLLEGAAEDIARLAADMDMVDVSHPSARAYRRGHAPIAIAALVGIVALAALNVAPILMLAVIAVALVLVTGCIDAEEAFSFVDGRLLALIFSMLAVGAALQNSGAITMLVDAIAPTLSALPLTAVIFCVFLLTTVLTEIVSNNAVAVIMTPIAISLAAALGIDARPLVVAVMIAASCAFATPIGYQTNTLVYGPGGYKFTDFMRIGVPLNLSMSLLASAVIPLIF
- a CDS encoding TIGR00282 family metallophosphoesterase → MKILFLGDVMGRAGRRAISENLARLRTEWKLDFVVVNGENATGGMGLSGAHAKILLDAGADCLTLGDHAFDQKDMLSFIEQEPRIVRPLNFSKNAPGKGARLFTAKNGRKVLVTQALGQVFMKRPFDDPFSALDGVLKTHPLGGMASAIIVDMHCEATSEKMATGHWCDGRASLVVGTHTHVPTSDAMILPRGTAYLSDAGMCGDYHSVIGMEKTEPLRRFITGMPKERFTPANGEATLSGVYIETDDKTGKATRIVPVRTGGALQASTP
- a CDS encoding DMT family transporter, whose protein sequence is MTSREIAFFTCCLMIMGAGWGATQPMTKLAVSTGYGPFGLLFWQAVIGVVLMALVCALRHKRLPINQRALRLYVILALIGAVLPNTISYKVAVHLPAGIMSLLLSVVPMFAFMIALALGSERFRWRRFIGLGFGLIGVGIIVAPAVELGQAVPVGWALIYLLTAFFYAFESNFIAKWGTQGLDPFQVMLGASLVALVMITPVMLVTGQMIRPELPLPVPQLALLGSCVIHAFIYAAYVWLAGRAGAVFTVQVSYLVTGFGLIWARLMLGEAYASTIWLALGAMFAGMYLVQPRPKLAEPLPMGES